Proteins encoded together in one Macadamia integrifolia cultivar HAES 741 chromosome 8, SCU_Mint_v3, whole genome shotgun sequence window:
- the LOC122085663 gene encoding BAHD acyltransferase DCR-like isoform X2 has translation MAIENGSKEADKMVKVTKKDMVLPSKDLGRRECPLVTFDLPYVTFYYNQKLLLYKGNSFIDDWEAMVRKMKEALGEILADFYPLAGRLEKDEEGVLRVVCDVENVGVEVVEAAVDGVGIDELGEDESSFLLQEIVPYTGVLNLEGFRRPLLAVQFTKVKDGLAIGCAFNHAILDGHSTWHFMNSWAEICRGSGSISIPPLHDRTKARNTRVKLDLPSDLPQLAKSPPMREKIFRFSRSAIDEIQSDVNSSLSNGSKFSTFQSLGVHIWRAVTRARHLNTEDHTVFTVFADCRKRLDPPMPENYFGNLIQAVFTVTATGALLGNAPAFGASMVQKVIEMHDSKVIEVRNKEWEASPKLFQWKDAGINCVAVGSSPRFQVYDIDFGCGRPEAVRSGRNNKFDGMVYLYQGKGGGRSIDVEISLEAQAMNNLEKDKEFLMEEH, from the exons ATGGCAATTGAGAATGGGAGCAAGGAAGCAGATAAGATGGTGAAGGTGACTAAGAAGGATATGGTTCTCCCAAGTAAGGATTTGGGAAGACGAGAATGCCCTCTGGTTACATTTGATCTTCCTTATGTGACCTTTTATTACAACCAGAAGTTGTTGTTGTATAAGGGTAATagttttattgatgattgggAGGCGATGGTGAGGAAGATGAAGGAAGCACTTGGGGAAATTCTTGCGGATTTTTATCCATTGGCTGGGAGATTGGAGAAAGATGAGGAAGGTGTGTTGAGGGTTGTCTGTGATGTCGAGAATGTTGgtgtggaggtggtggaggcgGCGGTTGACGGCGTCGGCATTGATGAGCTTGGGGAAGACGAGTCTTCCTTCTTGTTGCAGGAGATCGTTCCTTACACTGGCGTTCTGAACTTAGAAGGTTTCCGCCGCCCATTGCTGGCCGTTCAG TTCACCAAGGTTAAAGACGGGCTTGCAATCGGGTGCGCATTCAACCACGCTATCCTAGACGGTCATTCCACGTGGCACTTCATGAATTCCTGGGCCGAGAT CTGCCGTGGATCCGGCTCAATTTCAATCCCACCTTTACACGACCGTACTAAAGCCAGGAACACACGTGTGAAGCTCGACCTCCCCTCTGACCTACCCCAACTAGCCAAGTCACCACCGATGAGAGAGAAGATATTCCGATTCTCCCGCTCTGCCATCGACGAGATACAATCTGATGTCAACTCCTCCTTATCAAACGGCTCAAAATTCTCAACCTTCCAATCACTTGGGGTCCACATATGGAGAGCTGTCACCCGTGCACGCCACCTGAACACAGAAGATCACACGGTCTTCACCGTCTTCGCCGACTGTAGAAAGAGGTTAGACCCTCCGATGCCGGAAAACTACTTCGGAAACCTAATTCAGGCGGTGTTCACGGTGACGGCGACTGGAGCGTTGCTAGGGAACGCGCCAGCGTTCGGTGCGTCGATGGTGCAGAAGGTAATTGAAATGCACGATTCGAAAGTGATCGAGGTTCGGAACAAAGAGTGGGAGGCGTCGCCGAAGCTGTTCCAGTGGAAGGATGCGGGGATCAATTGTGTGGCAGTAGGGAGCTCGCCGAGATTTCAGGTTTACGATATCGATTTTGGGTGCGGGAGGCCGGAGGCGGTGAGGAGTGGGAGGAACAATAAGTTTGATGGGATGGTGTATCTGTATCAGGGCAAGGGTGGGGGGAGGAGTATTGATGTGGAGATCAGCTTGGAAGCTCAGGCAATGAACAATTTGGAGAAAGATAAGGAGTTTCTCATGGAGGAGCACTAG
- the LOC122085663 gene encoding BAHD acyltransferase DCR-like isoform X1 gives MAIENGSKKADKMVKVTKKDMVLPSKDLGRRECPLVTFDLPYVTFYYNQKLLLYKGNSFIDDWEEMVGNMKEALGEVLVDFYPLAGRLEKDKEGVLRVVCDVKNVGVEVVEAVVDGVGIDELGEDESSFLLQEIVPYTGVLNLEGFRRPLLAVQFTKVKDGLAIGCAFNHAILDGHSTWHFMNSWAEICRGSGSISIPPLHDRTKARNTRVKLDLPSDLPQLAKSPPMREKIFRFSRSAIDEIQSDVNSSLSNGSKFSTFQSLGVHIWRAVTRARHLNTEDHTVFTVFADCRKRLDPPMPENYFGNLIQAVFTVTATGALLGNAPAFGASMVQKVIEMHDSKVIEVRNKEWEASPKLFQWKDAGINCVAVGSSPRFQVYDIDFGCGRPEAVRSGRNNKFDGMVYLYQGKGGGRSIDVEISLEAQAMNNLEKDKEFLMEEH, from the exons ATGGCAATTGAGAATGGGAGCAAGAAAGCAGATAAGATGGTGAAGGTGACTAAGAAGGATATGGTTCTCCCAAGTAAGGATTTGGGAAGACGAGAATGCCCTCTGGTTACATTTGATCTTCCTTATGTGACCTTTTATTACAACCAGAAGTTGTTGTTGTATAAGGGTAATagttttattgatgattgggAGGAGATGGTGGGGAACATGAAGGAAGCTCTTGGGGAAGTTCTTGTGGATTTTTATCCATTGGCTGGGAGATTGGAGAAAGATAAGGAAGGTGTGTTGAGGGTTGTCTGTGATGTCAAGAATGTTGgtgtggaggtggtggaggcgGTGGTTGACGGCGTCGGCATTGATGAGCTTGGGGAAGACGAGTCTTCCTTCTTGTTGCAGGAGATCGTTCCTTACACTGGCGTTCTGAACTTAGAAGGTTTCCGCCGCCCATTGCTGGCTGTTCAG TTCACCAAGGTTAAAGACGGGCTTGCAATCGGGTGCGCATTCAACCACGCTATCCTAGACGGTCATTCCACGTGGCACTTCATGAATTCCTGGGCGGAGATCTGCCGTGGATCCGGCTCAATTTCAATCCCACCTTTACACGACCGTACTAAAGCCAGGAACACACGTGTGAAGCTCGACCTCCCCTCTGACCTACCCCAACTAGCCAAGTCACCACCGATGAGAGAGAAGATATTCCGATTCTCCCGCTCTGCCATCGACGAGATACAATCTGATGTCAACTCCTCCTTATCAAACGGCTCAAAATTCTCAACCTTCCAATCACTTGGGGTCCACATATGGAGAGCTGTCACCCGTGCACGCCACCTGAACACAGAAGATCACACGGTCTTCACCGTCTTCGCCGACTGTAGAAAGAGGTTAGACCCTCCGATGCCGGAAAACTACTTCGGAAACCTAATTCAGGCGGTGTTCACGGTGACGGCGACTGGAGCGTTGCTAGGGAACGCGCCAGCGTTCGGTGCGTCGATGGTGCAGAAGGTAATTGAAATGCACGATTCGAAAGTGATCGAGGTTCGGAACAAAGAGTGGGAGGCGTCGCCGAAGCTGTTCCAGTGGAAGGATGCGGGGATCAATTGTGTGGCAGTAGGGAGCTCGCCGAGATTTCAGGTTTACGATATCGATTTTGGGTGCGGGAGGCCGGAGGCGGTGAGGAGTGGGAGGAACAATAAGTTTGATGGGATGGTGTATCTGTATCAGGGCAAGGGTGGGGGGAGGAGTATTGATGTGGAGATCAGCTTGGAAGCTCAGGCAATGAACAATTTGGAGAAAGATAAGGAGTTTCTCATGGAGGAGCACTAG